From Capricornis sumatraensis isolate serow.1 chromosome 19, serow.2, whole genome shotgun sequence:
GCTCCCCTCTCAGCATTCCAGGACTTAGGTTCCAGCTCATCCCCTGCTGACTCCTGGAATGCCTGGGGGCTTCCCCATGGAGGTCACCTGGAAGGTTGGAATAGGACACAGGTGTGAGAGACTGTGTGAGCCAGTACAGCACTCCTTCAGGCTCTGTGAGCAGGAGGCTGCTCTGCGGTCAGGGTGGGTAAGGGGGCAAGTGGGGTTCTTACCAGCTGTACCCTGCCTTATCCAAAAGCTGCTCCTGGCTGGGGCCACCCTCCGGAGGCATAGCTTGTCAGCGCTGAGAGGTGTTGGCTGGACAAGGGAGGCTGATCTGAGAGGGGGTCCTGGGCATTGTCCAGGGGCCTGCCCTGTTCCACTGTCTTCTCTGGCCTCTGCTGGGGCGGATCAGTGTGAGAGAATGCCCTCTGCAGAAAACTTGACCCTGAAAACTCAGCAATCACACCTCTCTTGGCCTCCTACCATCTTACAAAGGCTAGGGGTCTTTGGAGCACCCAGTGTGCAGAAGGGGACCCCACGGCACGCCAAGGCCTAGCAGTGTCCCCAGTTCGCTCAAGGAGTCTGGACTCAAGTGTGCTTTGGGGTTCAGCTCCTTCAGGAAGCCTCCCTAGACAGACAACTATAGTAGTTCAGGAAGGAACCATACAACCtccccatcttgggtggctcttCTGTAGGGAAACTTCACTAGTCAAACTACGCTTAACCTCAAAGGAAAGGTCAGAGTTTTCTCTTATCTGAGATCAGCTGGGTACCCTGAATCAGAGACCATGTCCCATCCCTTCTCTCAGGTGATGTGACTGAAGCCCAGAACCGTAAAATGAACTGTCCAATCCAAGGCCATGTCATAAAGCctggaacccttgtctcctgaccTCCAGTCCAGGGCATCAGTAAGATGCCCCTGTCATAGCCCCTCGCCTCGAAGAGAGGAGTCCATGAATTTGCACACCCTTTCTAGACTGAACCTAGAGAAAGTATTGTGTCAGTGTCAGTTAAATTTAGCTCCATTCCTAGTTTCTCATATTCCAGTCCAGAGTTTTCTTACAGCCTCTGCCTGGTAGGATCCTTCCATTTATTCACAGCTCTTGAGTGACTGGCAAATGGGGGAGGTCCAGACTATTCATTCATTGAGAACTGAGCCCAGTGAAAACCTTGGCCTGGAATTGTGTGACCGGGAGCCTCAATCTAGTTGGCCTCCTGCTGTGTTTAAACTGTGAGTCTGCTGAGCGCAGAGAGTTGGGGCTAAGGGCActgtggcttagacagtaaggaAAGGGGGCAGTCACCTGTCCCCTCCCCACTGTGTCCCGGTGTCTGGCCAGATTCCCTAAATCCTGGCTTTGAACCGTAGAGAACTGACAGTACTGAGAAGATTCCTTTTCATCCGTTGATCTGACCACTCCTGTACCTATGACAGGAACATAGGAACGGGGAAGATGGCCGTGAATCTTCCCAGGAAACGTTACCTAAGAAGTCTGAGCCCTGGCTCTGTCTGAGAGCTGGGTGCCTTTAGCCAAGTCAGTGCCTCCTCTGGAGGTCAGTTTCCCCAGATGTGAAACGCGGCTTAAGAAGAGGGGATCCTTAGTTCTTTGGTAGTGTTGTCCCAAGTTGGGTGGGTAATACTCAGGGGAATTGGGTGACACACATCGATTATGTgcttattttaatatatgttaggggaaaaaaacaaacctgtatTTTCACACAGATGTTACTGTGTGAAACGGTGCTACGTGGGTGGATTTAAAgttgattttagaaaaatatgaaataaataatagtatAGATGTTCTATGGAAATCACAGACTGACACTGAGATTTGGTatggcaggtaaggtgttctggaaTTAGACAAGTTTGGATTGGGTTTGGATTCTATCattgctggctgtgtgactttgggcaagttatgtACTTTTTCTGAGCCTCAGAGCTGCCTACCACAAAGGCTGTGGCCAGGACTGAATGAAGAGTGACTGAAATTCTTGGTATGGAGTTGGCAGCTCCACAAACAGCTTCTCCTATCTCCTCTCCCATTTCACGCCCAGTGAACAGTTCTGGATAAGGTTTTCCCTTTTCTTGACTGGTGTGCTGACATTTTAGGACACTGGCTCCTTCCATCCTCCTGTCAGATCTTTTGACCTTTTCCTCCCATCTGACCTCTCAGCAGCCACCTTGGAATCTACGTGGATCATGTTTCCTGTGTTTGGACTCCCCATCCCCATCTCGGCCACAGAACTTCTCCTGGCCTCTGCTGTGTTCTGCCTGGTATTCTGGGTGGTCAGGACCTGGCGGCCTCGGGTCCCTCAAGGCCTGAAGAGTCCACCAGAGCCCTGGGGCTGGCCCCTGCTCGGGCACATGCTGACCTTGGGGAAGAACCCACACGTGGTCCTGTCGCAGCTGAGCCAGCGCTATGGGGACGTGCTGCAGATCCGCATTGGCCGCACACCCGTGCTGGTGCTCAGCGGCCTGGACACCATCCGGCAGGCGCTGGTGCGGCAGGGCGATGATTTCAAGGGCCGGCCCGACCTCTACAGCTTCACCTTGATCTCTGACGGCCAGAGCATGACCTTCAACCCAGACTCTGGACCGGTGTGGGCTGCCCGGCGACGCCTGGCCCAGAATGCCCTGAAGAGTTTCTCCACCGCCTCAGACCCGGCATCCTCGTCCTCCTGCTACCTGGAAGAGCATGTGAGCAAGGAGGCTGAGGCCCTCCTGGGCAAGTTCCAGGAGCTGATGTCAGGGCCTGGGCGCTTCGACCCCTACAGGTATGTAGTGGTCTCAGTGGCCAATGTCATCTGTGCCATATGCTTTGGCCGGCGCTATGACCACGATGACCAAGAGTTTCTTAGCCTCATCAACCTGAGTAATGAGTTTGGGGAGATAACTGCCTCCGGGAACCCAGCTGACTTCATCCCTGTCCTCCGGTACCTGCCCAACACTGCCCTGGACCTCTTCAAGGACCTGAATCAGAGGTTCTACGTCTTTGTACAGAAGATAGTCAAGGAACACTATAAAACGTTTGAGAAGGTATACCCTAGGGAGAGGCAGGTGGGtggcagggagcagggagagTCAGGGGTCAGGAGTCAGAGATAGCTGGGGCCGAGTGGAGTTTGGTAGGCTTTCACAGGCCTTCAGCCTGGGATTTTGAAGCCAGTAGTGGAGGGGATTCCGTCCTTGGCAGGAAAATAGAACTTTTTATTGGCCAGCCCTTCTAACTATCCATCACACAGCAGTATCTACTGTAGAGCCAGTCCATGCAGGACCCTAAGTTAGTTGTGGTAGGAACCAAGAAGAGTTGGTCTTCTGGCCTCATGGGAGAGAAAGGTGTAAAGGGCATGTGCAGATGATAATGTTACTAGACTCTGTCAAATGTCCCTCGAGTTGGGGCTGCAAATATTCTGGGTCAGGAGAGAGCCTTGGAAAGACAAGAGAAGCTGGgagggtaggggtgtgtgtgtgtggtcacctCTTGGATAAAGATGCTAGGGATGGGAAGGGACCAGGTCTGGATGGAGAGGCAGTTCTGGGTTTGGGATCTTCCTTACCTGTGGGCCTTCCCTACCCAGGGTCACATCCGGGACATCACAGACAGCCTGATTGAGCACTGTCAGGATAAGAGGCTGGACGAGAATGCCAATATCCAGCTGTCGGATGAGAAGATCATTAATGTCGTGATAGACCTCTTTGGAGCCGGTATGAATTACCCCATTATACCATTCCTATGGCCAGCTGCCCTGATCCACCAAGTACCTAACTTCTCCCTCTGTTCTCCCCTGGCCAGGGTTTGACACAGTCACAACTGCCATTTCCTGGAGCCTCCTGTACCTGGTGACAAGCCCCAGGGTGCAAAAAAAGATTCAGGAGGAGCTGGGTAGGTGGTGGCTTCCCTCAGAGTGCTCAAGGCAGGAGGCCCAGCCAAGGTCTGAGTGGCCCCTGACCTGCTTGGTCCTCTGTGCTCTGCAGACACAGTGATTGGCAGGGCGCGGTGGCCCCAGCTCTCTGACAGACCTCAGCTGCCCTATTTGGAGGCCTTCATCCTGGAGACCTTCCGACACTCCTCCTTCGTCCCCTTCACCATCCCACACAGGTGAGGCCCCATGGATCTGCTGCTGTCTGATGCTGGGCCTGATCAGGGTGGTAGGAAGGCTAGGGAATGGGAGGCAGGGAGATCTCCTTGTGGCCCTGAGCCTGACTGAGCTTCCTCCCTCCTCAGTACCACAAGAGACACCAATTTGAATGGCTTTTACATCCCCAAGGGGCGCTGTGTCTTTGTGAACCAATGGCAGATCAACCATGACCAGTAAGTTGAGAAGGGGCAGGGAAAGCTCCCCAGCTCCTGAGCTTCACACTTTGCTGTCTCTGGGCCACTTGCCTGAACCCTATTCTTTTCAGCTGGGGCTCAACCCGCTTGATGGTTCTGAGTCCCCAGGCTGCCTCTTCAGCTCTTCTGTCTGATTATAGGAAGCTATGGGAGGATCCATCTGAGTTCCGGCCAGAACGGTTTCTCACTACTGATGGCACCGTCAACAAAGTACTGAGTGAGAAGGTGATTATTTTCGGCTTGGGCAAGCGGAAGTGCATTGGTGAGATCATTGCCCGCTTGGAGGTCTTTCTCTTCTTGGCCATCCTGCTGCATCAGGTGGAATTCCACGTGACCCCGGGTGTGAAGGTGGACATGACCCCCCTGTATGGGCTGACCATGAAGCACGCCCGCTGTGAGCACTTTCAGGTGCGCATGCGCTCTTAGGGGAGAGTCCTGCAGCCTAGACAGCCCATGTACTCTTGGGGGACAGACAGCCCTGCCCCTGTCTGGGCAGCCAGGCCAGGGGCCTAGCCCAGGGGAGCCTAAACCCACAGACATTGTTGGGCTGATTTTTTTGCTGTCTGAGCTGTGTGCAAGCTTGAGGGATCAtacctgccccccaccctggaCTTGTCCTTCTGCACACTGACCACAGATAGCGGACACATCAGAGGCCACACAGGAGCTGATGGAGCCCTTCTGAAGTTGTGCTGGAAGGGCTAGAGGATCCTCAGGCCTCTGGAAGCCTCTAAAGAGGTTTTGGGAAGCCCCTGGGCCCGTCCCACAAGCTGGTTGGCTTTCCATGGAGGCTGACTGGCTTGAGAAACATTCAGAGCAGGTCACACCAGGGCCTGACCAATCTCTTTGACAATTGGGAGCTGTCAAGACTGAAGGGAAGAGGCAGTCCAGAATACTGACATGGAAGTGGTCTCCCTGCTTAAACAAGACTGAGAAATCTGACCACTAGGGTCTGGGACACTCTGCCTGGGAGATGACCTTCCTCTCtgcaggcaggggtggggctgcTGCCTGACCTTGTGAGGCCCTTGTTCCTGTCCAGGTAGGGCTGAGAACTTGtgtctaacagaagcagagagcagAGGGAGGCCCAAATCCAGGCACCAGGACTGGatcaggagggagggggtggtAATCGAGTCACTTTCTACTGCATCTCCTTTCAATATACCCTGTgttaaaaagtcttttaaaaattttagcctgcattgtgtttgtatgtttgtgtttACCATATATGAGAGCTTAAGAGCAGCTTATTGAGAGCCATGAAGAAAATTCTAACCCAGGTATCCAGAAATGTGTAGGAAATATCTATCTACCTGAGCTAAATAAAGATATTATTCAGAAGTCCGTATTGGTGGAGACTTTAAAAATCTTGAATGAAGTCATCTACATGCCCATTCTGAGCCCAGTCTCGTGTCGGGTTTTGCTGTGGGAGGACACAGCGGGGGAGGAGGAGGCGGTGCTCTCAGGAGCTGTCAGAAGCCACTGCTCTCAGGCAGCTCGCAGTCTGGTTTGGGCACAAGACTCTGTCACTTCACTGCCTTCCTCCTTCTCTAACTGATCACACATTGATGAAGAACATTCTCTGAAGCAGGCATTGGGGGAGATAAAGTGAATAAAACATGGTGCCTTCAAGAGCCTCCTAAGCTGGTTAGGGGAACTAACTTATTAACACATCATCCAATTCATTGTCCGtggatgcatgctaagttgcttcagttgtgtccaactctttgtgactatggactatagtctgccaggctcctctgtccatgggattctctaagcaagaatactggagtgggttgccatgccctcctccagaggatctttccaatccagggactgaactcacatctcttatgtttcctgcattggcaggtgggttctttaccactagagccaacTGAGAAGACCCCAGTTCATTGTGACCAGGGCTCTAACAGCCAGATACACAACAGGAGGGTGAAGCACAGAGGCAGAGCGGGCTGGGTGGGCAGGGGAGTGGGTGCGGGAAAGGTGACCAGGTCTTGGGGATATATGCACAGGGCCCTCCTTGAAAGATGGGAGGCAGACTCACTTGGGTCTCACAGCAGTAGATCTCAAGTCCAAGAAGTAGACTGTGGTCACTGTATTGGGTGGGGGTTCTCAGCTCAGAAGTCACGGTCTGCTTGCTCTTCACTAGCCATACCAGGCTCAGGTCCTGCACTATATTAGATCCCACAGCTGGTCACAGGTGGAGAACAAGGTGTTTGATCATCGGGTCCCATAAGCTGACTTTGGCCCAGATTTCAACACTAAAGTCATAGTGGTAGCAAGTAGGGACAGAGATGGACCTACATGCtacgctgtgcttagtcacttagtcatgtccgattctttgcaaccccatggactgcaatacaccaggcttccctgtccgtggggattctccaggcaagaacactggagtgggttgccatgccatcctccagggggtcttcccaacccaggaatcaaacccaggtctcccacattgcaggcagattctttactatctgagccaccagctgctgctgctaagttgcttcagtcgtgtctgactctatgcgaccccatagatggcttcctaccaggctcctctgtccctgggattctccaggcaagaacactggagtgggttgccatttccttcgccagtgcatggaagtgaaaagtgaaagtgaagacgctcaatctgagccaccagggaagcccatgaatactggagtgggtagcctatctcttctccaggggatcttcccaacccagaaatcgaaccagggtctcctgcattgcaggtggattctttaccagctgagctaccagggaaacccctggacCTACATAATCAGGAGCTATTCTGGCTAAGGGACTCCGAGAGGAGATGCATCTTGTGCTGTGACCCTAGCCCAGCCTTCTTTCTGAAGCACTGTGCAGTGACCAGGGGTTGCCATTCATGCACTGTGCTTTCAGT
This genomic window contains:
- the CYP1A1 gene encoding cytochrome P450 1A1 — its product is MFPVFGLPIPISATELLLASAVFCLVFWVVRTWRPRVPQGLKSPPEPWGWPLLGHMLTLGKNPHVVLSQLSQRYGDVLQIRIGRTPVLVLSGLDTIRQALVRQGDDFKGRPDLYSFTLISDGQSMTFNPDSGPVWAARRRLAQNALKSFSTASDPASSSSCYLEEHVSKEAEALLGKFQELMSGPGRFDPYRYVVVSVANVICAICFGRRYDHDDQEFLSLINLSNEFGEITASGNPADFIPVLRYLPNTALDLFKDLNQRFYVFVQKIVKEHYKTFEKGHIRDITDSLIEHCQDKRLDENANIQLSDEKIINVVIDLFGAGFDTVTTAISWSLLYLVTSPRVQKKIQEELDTVIGRARWPQLSDRPQLPYLEAFILETFRHSSFVPFTIPHSTTRDTNLNGFYIPKGRCVFVNQWQINHDQKLWEDPSEFRPERFLTTDGTVNKVLSEKVIIFGLGKRKCIGEIIARLEVFLFLAILLHQVEFHVTPGVKVDMTPLYGLTMKHARCEHFQVRMRS